CTTTAATCTCAACGATATCCGTATGTCCGATCGTATCAACGTTCTGATAAACCGGGCAGGTAGGCACAGAAAAACTGGTCGCTTCTATCGCTGAAGCCAATTCTTCCCTGGCAGGTTCCATCAAAGGCGAATGAAAAGCACCACCTACAGGCAATAGCATCGCTCGTTTTGCTCCGGCAGCTTTCAATTTTTCACAAGCTTCTTCGACAGCCGGTACCGCCCCGGAAATCACCAATTGTCCCGGACAGTTATAATTCGCCGGAACAACGATTCCCTCCACTTCAGCACAAATTTGCTCCACTACATCATCAGCCAATGCTAATACGGCAGCCATCGTAGAAGGCTCCAATTCACACGCTTTTTGCATGGCCATGGCTCTTTGAGACACAAGCTTCAGACCATCTTCGAAAGGCAAGGCACCTGCAGCAACTAAGGCAGAGAATTCTCCTAAAGAGTGTCCGGCAACCATTTCAGGTTCGAATCCTTCTTTGACCATCGCATTGATAACACTGTGTAGAAAAACAGCAGGTTGCGTCACTTTGGTCTGCATCAATTCTTCCTTGGTTCCTTCAAACATCACCTGAGTAATGTTGAAACCTAGGATCTCATTTGCCTGATCAAAGTGTTTTTTAGCAGCTTCACTGCTTTCATACAATTCCTTTCCCATTCCTGGTGATTGCGCCCCTTG
This DNA window, taken from Cytophagales bacterium, encodes the following:
- the fabD gene encoding ACP S-malonyltransferase; its protein translation is MKAFVFPGQGAQSPGMGKELYESSEAAKKHFDQANEILGFNITQVMFEGTKEELMQTKVTQPAVFLHSVINAMVKEGFEPEMVAGHSLGEFSALVAAGALPFEDGLKLVSQRAMAMQKACELEPSTMAAVLALADDVVEQICAEVEGIVVPANYNCPGQLVISGAVPAVEEACEKLKAAGAKRAMLLPVGGAFHSPLMEPAREELASAIEATSFSVPTCPVYQNVDTIGHTDIVEIKANLIKQLTAPVKWTQSVQQMINDGATEFIESGPGKVLQGLVKKIDRGMTVSSF